In Janthinobacterium sp. J1-1, a single genomic region encodes these proteins:
- a CDS encoding COX15/CtaA family protein: MHLSALAQLGLTGLLVALLPLTMVWVSADANKYRKLVWIAVFLTVDLIMFGGFTRLSDSGLGCPDWPGCYGSANPFLAHEHIVAAETLMPTGPVTVVKAWIEMTHRYLAMAIGVLIVAMMVQAWRQWRKKDKQGNRREEFAPALPTALFFFVCLQGAFGAWTVTLKLQPVIVTIHLLLGMGLLSLLVWLGGRQDHAVSPVLCADADAVVLRPVRALAIFSAVLLTLQIALGGWVSTNYAALACTDFPLCGGKVIPEMDFEHAFYLWRELGKTAAGHYLPFSALTAIHWVHRNFALIVLAGIGYTVFRAWKLPSLRGTARMIALVLALQAATGMATIYLNWPLAIAVLHNGGAALLVLLLTMLNYKAKFQLDAAQNRNIQHGIHRDTYAAAPSARSQK, encoded by the coding sequence ATGCATCTTTCCGCGCTGGCCCAGCTGGGCCTGACAGGCCTGCTGGTAGCCCTGTTGCCGCTGACCATGGTGTGGGTCTCCGCCGACGCCAATAAATACCGAAAACTCGTGTGGATCGCCGTGTTCCTGACGGTCGACCTGATCATGTTTGGCGGCTTTACGCGCTTGTCCGATTCCGGCCTCGGCTGCCCGGACTGGCCCGGCTGCTATGGCTCGGCCAATCCTTTCCTGGCGCACGAGCATATCGTGGCCGCTGAAACGCTGATGCCGACCGGCCCCGTGACGGTGGTCAAAGCCTGGATCGAAATGACGCACCGCTACCTGGCGATGGCGATCGGCGTGCTGATCGTGGCGATGATGGTACAGGCCTGGCGTCAATGGCGGAAAAAGGATAAACAAGGAAACCGCCGCGAGGAATTCGCGCCCGCCTTGCCGACGGCGCTGTTCTTCTTTGTCTGCCTGCAAGGCGCGTTTGGCGCTTGGACCGTCACCTTGAAACTGCAGCCGGTGATCGTCACCATCCATTTGCTGCTGGGCATGGGATTATTGTCCCTGCTGGTGTGGCTCGGTGGACGCCAGGATCATGCGGTGTCGCCGGTGCTGTGCGCCGATGCCGATGCCGTGGTACTGCGCCCGGTGCGCGCGCTGGCGATTTTTTCGGCTGTATTGTTGACCTTGCAGATCGCCTTGGGCGGCTGGGTCAGCACCAATTATGCGGCGCTGGCCTGTACCGATTTTCCTTTGTGCGGCGGCAAGGTGATCCCCGAGATGGATTTCGAGCACGCCTTTTATTTGTGGCGCGAGCTGGGCAAGACGGCCGCCGGCCATTATCTGCCGTTCTCGGCGCTGACGGCGATCCACTGGGTGCACCGCAATTTCGCCTTGATCGTGTTGGCCGGCATCGGCTATACCGTGTTTCGCGCATGGAAGCTGCCGTCCCTGCGCGGCACGGCGCGGATGATTGCCCTGGTGCTGGCACTGCAGGCGGCCACCGGCATGGCGACGATCTACCTGAACTGGCCGCTGGCGATTGCCGTCCTGCATAACGGCGGGGCGGCGCTGCTCGTGTTGTTGCTGACCATGTTAAACTACAAGGCTAAATTCCAGCTCGATGCCGCACAGAATCGGAATATTCAACACGGCATCCACCGCGACACCTACGCGGCGGCACCTTCCGCACGCTCCCAGAAATGA
- the cyoE gene encoding heme o synthase: MTTQTISRKPSPRIAQYWALTKPRVTQLAVFCAVIGMFLASETLPDWQPVVFGTIGIWLLAGAAFAVNCLAEREIDARMARTARRPMAMGDITVKQTVVFALVIGGLGMGILYYLVNPLTMWLTFVTFVGYALIYTMVLKPATPQNIVIGGLSGAMPPALGWAAVANDVPMQAWLLVLIIFVWTPPHFWALAMYRRDDYARSGLPMLPVTHGLAFTQFHVWLYSIALAATTLMPYAVRMSGLIYLASAVVLNAGFLYYSWQMYRKYTDLIARKAFTYSIIYLSLLFVALLVDHYIPLGS, from the coding sequence ATGACTACTCAGACCATCAGCCGTAAACCCTCCCCCCGCATCGCCCAGTACTGGGCGCTGACCAAGCCGCGCGTGACGCAACTGGCCGTATTTTGCGCCGTGATCGGCATGTTCTTGGCCAGCGAAACCTTGCCGGACTGGCAGCCGGTGGTGTTCGGCACCATCGGCATCTGGTTGCTGGCGGGCGCGGCATTCGCCGTCAACTGCCTGGCCGAGCGCGAGATCGACGCGCGCATGGCCCGCACGGCGCGCCGTCCGATGGCGATGGGCGATATCACGGTGAAACAGACGGTGGTGTTCGCGCTGGTGATCGGCGGCCTGGGCATGGGCATCCTGTATTACCTGGTCAATCCGCTGACCATGTGGCTGACCTTTGTGACGTTTGTCGGCTATGCGCTGATCTACACCATGGTCCTGAAACCGGCCACACCGCAGAACATCGTCATCGGTGGTCTGTCCGGCGCCATGCCGCCGGCGCTGGGCTGGGCCGCTGTCGCCAACGACGTGCCGATGCAGGCCTGGCTGCTGGTGCTGATCATTTTTGTCTGGACGCCGCCGCACTTCTGGGCGCTGGCCATGTACCGCCGCGACGACTACGCCCGCTCCGGCCTGCCGATGCTGCCCGTCACCCACGGCCTGGCATTCACGCAGTTTCACGTGTGGCTGTATTCGATCGCGCTGGCCGCCACCACCCTGATGCCGTACGCCGTGCGCATGAGCGGGCTGATCTACCTGGCCTCGGCCGTGGTACTGAACGCCGGCTTCCTGTATTACTCGTGGCAGATGTACCGCAAGTACACGGACCTGATCGCGAGGAAAGCCTTTACCTATTCCATCATCTACCTGTCGCTGCTGTTCGTGGCGCTGCTGGTCGACCATTACATCCCTCTCGGCTCATGA
- a CDS encoding SCO family protein has protein sequence MKKLFCLLLTTLLLAACGKPEAPKPAFQNTDVTGLGYAREFALTDHTGKPRTLADYQGKVVLMFFGYTQCPDVCPTTMADMAQVMKEMGPQADQVQVLFVTVDPERDTQALLAEYVPAFDKRFVGLYGDLAATAKVAKEFKVYYAKVEGETDSSYTVDHTAGTYVFDRHGKIRLFVRHGEKPAAIAHDLKLLLS, from the coding sequence ATGAAAAAACTCTTCTGCCTGTTGTTGACCACCTTGCTGCTGGCCGCTTGCGGCAAACCGGAAGCGCCGAAACCGGCTTTCCAGAACACCGATGTGACGGGACTGGGCTATGCGCGTGAGTTTGCGCTGACCGACCATACGGGCAAGCCACGCACCCTGGCCGATTACCAGGGCAAGGTCGTGCTGATGTTCTTCGGCTATACGCAATGCCCGGACGTCTGCCCCACCACCATGGCCGACATGGCGCAGGTGATGAAAGAGATGGGGCCGCAGGCCGACCAGGTGCAAGTGCTGTTCGTCACGGTCGACCCCGAGCGCGACACGCAGGCCCTGCTGGCCGAATACGTGCCGGCCTTTGACAAGCGCTTTGTCGGCCTGTACGGCGACCTTGCCGCCACGGCGAAAGTGGCCAAGGAATTCAAGGTGTATTACGCCAAGGTCGAAGGCGAAACCGACAGCAGCTACACGGTCGACCATACGGCCGGCACCTATGTGTTTGACCGCCACGGCAAGATCCGCCTGTTCGTGCGCCACGGCGAGAAGCCGGCCGCCATCGCGCACGATCTTAAACTTCTGCTATCCTGA
- a CDS encoding AI-2E family transporter, with product MDKRFEPHARLAAVIFLLIGCFFVLRPFLPAMLFAVCVSISSWPLYLLLLARVKGRRNLAAAIMTVSLVLVIVLPLVLVTYNLADNVARIYEQLRLALDEGGLHPPAWLASIPLIGDTIDGYIRRIIDDREELLNLGKNMLEPARHFLTSGGIVLGSGVAQTSLAVFVSFFLYRDGQLLRTALLNGSARIIGDSAPGVALTISRTIRGVMYGLLGTALAQALVAVVGFLIAGVPAVALLGIATFVLSLVPVGPPLVWGGAAIWLFNSGQTGWGIFMLVWGGLLISGVDNVVKPLLISRGSSLPFLLVLLGVLGGVLAFGFVGIFIGPTLLAVLYSLLQTWTLGMTTVPQGKDSLGEKKS from the coding sequence ATGGACAAACGTTTCGAGCCTCACGCCCGCCTGGCAGCCGTCATCTTTTTGTTGATCGGCTGCTTTTTCGTCCTGCGCCCCTTTTTGCCGGCGATGCTGTTCGCCGTCTGCGTCAGCATTTCCAGCTGGCCGCTGTATCTGCTGCTGCTGGCGCGCGTCAAGGGCCGGCGCAACCTGGCGGCGGCCATCATGACCGTCTCGCTGGTGCTGGTGATCGTGCTGCCGCTGGTGCTGGTCACCTACAATCTGGCCGACAATGTGGCGCGCATCTATGAGCAGCTGCGGCTGGCGCTGGACGAAGGCGGGCTGCATCCGCCGGCCTGGCTGGCCAGCATACCGCTGATCGGCGACACCATCGACGGCTATATCCGGCGCATTATCGACGACCGCGAAGAGCTGCTGAACCTGGGCAAGAACATGCTGGAGCCGGCCCGCCATTTCCTCACGTCCGGCGGCATCGTGCTGGGCAGCGGCGTGGCACAGACCAGCCTGGCCGTGTTCGTCAGTTTTTTCCTGTACCGCGATGGGCAATTGCTGCGCACCGCGCTGCTCAACGGCAGCGCGCGCATTATCGGCGACAGCGCGCCCGGCGTGGCGCTGACCATCAGCCGCACCATCCGCGGCGTGATGTATGGCCTGCTGGGCACGGCGCTGGCGCAGGCGCTGGTGGCGGTGGTGGGGTTTCTGATCGCCGGCGTGCCGGCCGTGGCCCTGCTGGGCATCGCCACCTTCGTGCTGTCGCTGGTGCCGGTGGGGCCGCCGCTGGTGTGGGGCGGCGCCGCCATCTGGCTGTTCAACAGCGGCCAGACGGGCTGGGGCATCTTCATGCTGGTGTGGGGTGGCTTGTTGATCAGCGGCGTCGACAATGTGGTCAAGCCGCTGCTGATCAGCCGCGGCAGCAGCCTGCCGTTTTTGCTGGTGCTGCTGGGCGTGCTCGGCGGCGTGCTGGCCTTCGGCTTTGTCGGCATCTTTATCGGCCCGACCCTGCTGGCGGTGCTGTACAGCTTGCTGCAAACTTGGACCCTGGGCATGACAACCGTGCCGCAGGGCAAGGATAGCCTTGGCGAAAAGAAATCTTAG
- a CDS encoding hemolysin family protein: MHNVLLVLLAFFLVALNGFFVAAEFGIVTLRRTRIRAIAKTQGLRGRILAKVHGQLDAYLSACQLGITLASLGLGWVGEPAFAGLLEPLFGAIGVTSQELIHGVSFVVAFSVISFLHIVVGELAPKSMAIRNPEAVGLWSAIPLYGFYWAMYPAIFLLNASANWVLRMAGLSGKGGHDAHYSSEELKLILRTSQPGEKFTRDERNILAQSLDFEQMTVSDLMRPLNEVVALYASENLEQNLETVLRNRFSRYPYFDTNEDDVLGVIHLKDLFFAQQAGKTISSLIPFLRPVDIISARTPALELFRRFRDGAPHFALIGEKGKRPVGFITLDNLLGAMVGEIRDEFRRNENDWLKQSDGTLIGKASLPIFSLERILGIDIENEELGLDDVESVGGLIMVKLGDIPKQGQRITFVDFDIVVKKMNGPRIVLIKVIPKVERDLDADLRD; the protein is encoded by the coding sequence ATGCACAATGTTTTGCTTGTCCTGCTCGCCTTTTTCCTGGTCGCGCTCAATGGTTTTTTTGTTGCCGCCGAATTTGGCATCGTTACCTTGCGGCGCACGCGCATCCGCGCCATCGCCAAGACGCAGGGGCTGCGGGGCCGCATCCTGGCCAAGGTGCACGGCCAGCTGGACGCCTACCTGTCGGCCTGCCAGCTGGGCATCACGCTGGCGTCGCTGGGCCTGGGCTGGGTCGGCGAGCCGGCCTTTGCGGGCCTGCTCGAACCGCTGTTCGGCGCCATCGGCGTCACTTCGCAGGAACTGATCCACGGCGTGTCCTTCGTGGTGGCCTTCAGCGTGATTTCCTTTTTGCATATCGTGGTCGGCGAACTGGCGCCCAAATCGATGGCGATCCGCAACCCGGAAGCGGTCGGCCTGTGGAGCGCGATTCCCCTGTACGGCTTTTACTGGGCCATGTACCCGGCCATCTTCCTGCTCAACGCCAGCGCCAACTGGGTGTTGCGCATGGCGGGCCTGTCGGGAAAAGGCGGCCACGATGCCCACTACTCCTCCGAAGAGCTGAAACTGATCCTGCGCACCAGCCAGCCCGGCGAAAAATTCACGCGCGACGAACGCAATATCCTGGCCCAGTCGCTCGACTTCGAGCAGATGACGGTGTCGGACCTGATGCGCCCGCTCAATGAAGTGGTGGCCCTGTATGCCTCGGAAAACCTGGAGCAGAACCTGGAAACCGTGCTGCGCAACCGCTTCAGCCGCTACCCCTACTTCGATACCAATGAAGACGATGTGCTGGGCGTGATTCACCTGAAAGACCTGTTTTTCGCCCAGCAGGCCGGCAAGACCATCAGCTCGCTGATCCCTTTCCTGCGGCCGGTGGACATCATTTCGGCGCGCACGCCGGCGCTGGAACTGTTCCGCCGCTTTCGCGACGGCGCGCCGCACTTCGCGCTGATCGGCGAAAAGGGCAAGCGCCCGGTGGGGTTCATTACTCTGGACAATTTGCTGGGCGCCATGGTCGGCGAGATCCGCGATGAATTTCGCCGCAATGAAAACGACTGGCTCAAGCAGAGCGACGGCACCCTGATCGGCAAGGCCAGCCTGCCGATCTTCTCGCTCGAACGCATCCTCGGCATCGATATCGAGAACGAGGAACTGGGCCTCGATGACGTGGAGTCCGTCGGCGGCCTGATCATGGTCAAGCTGGGCGATATTCCGAAACAGGGCCAGCGCATCACCTTTGTCGACTTCGATATCGTCGTCAAGAAAATGAACGGCCCCCGTATCGTCCTGATCAAGGTGATACCGAAAGTCGAGCGCGACCTGGACGCCGACCTGCGCGACTAA
- a CDS encoding MFS transporter encodes MSTAGTTIDIPDLINHNKIGSFQIGMLILCGLCVIMDGFDVQAMGYVAPAIIADWHVSKANLGPVFGAGLLGMLVGSLVFSITADKFGRRPVLIGSTIFFSLCMLVTPLATTIEQLQLIRFITGLGLGAVMPNAMALAGEYSPLRKKVTLMMLVSCGFTLGAVLGGLLSAALIPAFGWQSVFYVGGVVPLAIGVLMFFLLPESMQFLVLKKKNLHKVAQWLKRIDPSVTITADTQYVVHEKETRGAPVLALFREGRAKMTILLWIINFMNLLNLYFLSNWLPTIAREAGLSTANAVLAGTALQVGGTIGTLIMGQLIDRSSFRRILLPCFLVAAVAIALIGRPDVSLAFLFITIFIAGFCIVGGQPAVNALAASYYPTTLRSTGIGWSLGVGRIGSIIGPVLGGELIRLNWPNSTIFLVVAIPAIVSAVMVFSMRGGGTSTVKA; translated from the coding sequence ATGTCCACGGCAGGCACGACGATCGATATTCCCGATCTCATCAATCACAACAAGATAGGTTCCTTCCAGATCGGCATGCTGATCCTGTGCGGGCTGTGCGTCATCATGGATGGCTTCGACGTGCAGGCGATGGGCTATGTGGCGCCCGCCATTATTGCCGACTGGCATGTGAGCAAAGCCAACCTGGGCCCGGTCTTCGGCGCCGGCCTGCTGGGCATGCTGGTCGGCTCGCTGGTGTTCAGCATCACGGCCGACAAGTTCGGCCGCCGCCCCGTGCTGATCGGTTCGACCATTTTCTTTTCCCTCTGCATGCTGGTCACGCCGCTGGCCACCACCATCGAGCAACTGCAGCTGATCCGCTTTATCACCGGCCTGGGCCTGGGCGCCGTGATGCCGAACGCCATGGCGCTGGCAGGCGAATACAGCCCGCTGCGCAAGAAAGTCACCCTGATGATGCTGGTGTCCTGCGGTTTTACGCTGGGCGCCGTGCTCGGTGGCCTGTTGTCGGCGGCCCTGATTCCCGCGTTTGGCTGGCAATCGGTGTTTTACGTGGGCGGCGTGGTGCCGTTGGCGATCGGCGTGCTGATGTTCTTCCTGCTGCCCGAGTCGATGCAGTTTTTGGTGCTGAAGAAAAAGAATTTGCACAAGGTGGCACAGTGGCTCAAGCGCATCGACCCGAGCGTGACGATCACCGCCGACACCCAATACGTGGTGCATGAGAAGGAAACCCGTGGCGCACCCGTGCTGGCGCTGTTTCGCGAAGGCCGCGCCAAAATGACGATCCTGTTATGGATCATCAACTTCATGAACTTGCTGAACCTGTATTTCCTGTCGAACTGGCTGCCGACGATCGCCAGGGAAGCGGGCCTGTCGACCGCCAATGCGGTGCTGGCCGGCACTGCCCTGCAAGTGGGCGGCACCATCGGCACCCTGATCATGGGGCAATTGATCGACCGCTCCAGCTTCCGCCGCATCCTGCTGCCCTGCTTCCTGGTGGCGGCGGTGGCGATTGCCCTGATCGGCCGTCCGGACGTGTCGCTGGCCTTCCTGTTCATCACGATTTTCATTGCCGGTTTCTGCATCGTCGGTGGCCAGCCGGCCGTCAATGCGCTGGCGGCCAGCTACTACCCCACCACCCTGCGCTCGACCGGCATCGGCTGGAGCCTGGGCGTGGGCCGCATCGGCTCGATTATCGGCCCGGTGCTTGGCGGCGAGCTGATCCGGTTGAACTGGCCCAACAGCACGATTTTCCTGGTGGTGGCGATTCCGGCCATCGTCTCGGCCGTGATGGTGTTTTCCATGCGTGGTGGCGGCACCAGCACGGTCAAGGCCTGA
- a CDS encoding serine hydrolase domain-containing protein — MKNLALHFEALQARLPADGPGFSALVLRHGQPVFELHHGLACLELGVPLTGRSRYYLASESKQFTAACVLDLVRQGRIGLDDDVAPHLPEVRQFEQAISVHQLLNHTSGIPDYFAFLQCQLGRHESDYFNNVHLLRIIEKMDELAFAPGSAHAYSNCNYILLAKLVEVLSGNSLAEHARNTLFAPLEMHATAFDVERQAVMPQRVRSYTPDAAMPGGYRQHLGNANTVGDGGVYASLHDLALWERAWHRQYADPASLVRSLLQPSSAPDGHHWSYRFGLEVFEHAGREVVFHGGGLWGFHTLLLRLPQAGLSVVHLANVDTAEPDQAALLAAIAADLDG, encoded by the coding sequence ATGAAAAATCTTGCTCTTCACTTCGAGGCCCTGCAGGCGCGCCTGCCTGCCGACGGCCCCGGCTTCAGCGCGCTGGTGCTGCGCCACGGCCAGCCTGTGTTCGAACTGCATCACGGCCTGGCCTGCCTGGAACTGGGCGTGCCGCTGACAGGCCGCTCACGCTATTACCTGGCGTCCGAGTCGAAACAGTTTACGGCCGCCTGTGTGCTGGATCTGGTGCGCCAGGGACGGATCGGCCTCGATGACGATGTGGCGCCCCACCTGCCGGAAGTGCGGCAGTTCGAACAGGCGATCAGCGTGCACCAGCTGCTCAACCACACCAGCGGCATCCCCGATTATTTTGCTTTCCTGCAGTGCCAGCTGGGCCGGCACGAGAGCGACTATTTCAATAATGTGCATTTGCTGCGCATCATCGAGAAAATGGATGAGCTGGCGTTTGCGCCCGGCAGCGCCCATGCCTACAGCAACTGCAATTACATTTTGCTGGCCAAACTGGTGGAAGTGTTGAGTGGAAACTCGTTGGCGGAGCATGCGCGCAACACCCTGTTTGCGCCGCTGGAGATGCACGCCACTGCGTTCGACGTCGAGCGGCAGGCGGTGATGCCGCAGCGCGTGCGCAGCTATACGCCAGACGCGGCAATGCCGGGCGGCTACCGCCAGCATCTGGGCAACGCGAATACCGTCGGCGATGGCGGCGTGTATGCCTCGCTGCATGACTTGGCCTTGTGGGAGCGGGCATGGCACCGCCAGTACGCTGACCCCGCCAGCCTGGTGCGTTCCTTGCTGCAACCGTCGAGCGCGCCAGACGGCCACCACTGGTCCTACCGCTTCGGCCTGGAAGTGTTCGAGCACGCGGGACGCGAGGTGGTGTTCCACGGCGGCGGCCTGTGGGGCTTTCATACCTTGCTGCTGCGCCTGCCGCAGGCCGGCTTGTCGGTGGTGCATCTGGCCAACGTCGATACGGCCGAGCCGGACCAGGCGGCCCTGCTGGCGGCGATTGCGGCTGACCTGGACGGCTGA
- a CDS encoding LysR family transcriptional regulator: protein MKTTGFNYRHLYFFWVVAREGGVTRAAERLGLAVQTISTQLALLEKELGKSLLQPQGRRLVPTEAGRLALGYADRIFLLGEQMQEALADTDAEKMRLTVGISDSLPKLMAYRMLDATRSLDQPVKLVCLENEFESLLADLALHKLDLVLTDRAVPAGASLRVSSHLWGESAMKLFGVPALAERYRDNFPHSLHGAPFLLPTRNNALRGRIDEWMVHQGVRPDVAGEFEDNAMLNAFGRKGLGLFFASASLAAEIEEQFGAVLVGEASSLREQFYVISNERKIMHPALGVILAAVQKPPTAP, encoded by the coding sequence ATGAAAACCACGGGCTTCAATTACCGCCATTTGTACTTTTTTTGGGTCGTCGCCAGGGAAGGCGGCGTGACGCGCGCGGCCGAGCGCCTGGGCCTGGCCGTGCAGACCATCAGCACCCAGCTGGCGCTGCTGGAAAAGGAGTTGGGCAAGTCGCTGCTGCAGCCGCAGGGCCGGCGCTTGGTGCCGACCGAAGCGGGCCGGCTGGCGCTCGGCTATGCGGACCGGATCTTTCTGTTGGGCGAGCAGATGCAAGAGGCGCTGGCCGACACCGATGCGGAAAAGATGCGGCTGACCGTGGGCATTTCCGATTCCCTGCCGAAACTGATGGCCTACCGCATGCTCGACGCCACGCGCAGCCTGGACCAGCCCGTCAAGCTGGTGTGCCTGGAAAACGAGTTCGAGTCGCTGCTGGCCGACCTGGCGCTGCACAAGCTGGACCTGGTGCTGACCGACCGCGCCGTGCCGGCCGGCGCCAGCCTGCGCGTATCGAGTCATCTGTGGGGCGAGAGCGCCATGAAACTGTTCGGCGTGCCGGCCCTGGCCGAACGCTACCGCGACAACTTTCCGCACAGTCTGCATGGCGCGCCGTTTTTGCTACCGACGCGCAACAACGCCTTGCGCGGACGCATCGACGAATGGATGGTGCACCAGGGCGTGCGGCCCGACGTGGCCGGCGAGTTCGAAGACAACGCCATGCTGAACGCCTTTGGCCGCAAGGGCCTGGGCCTGTTCTTCGCCTCGGCCAGCCTGGCGGCCGAGATCGAGGAACAGTTCGGCGCCGTGCTGGTGGGCGAAGCCTCGTCCCTGCGCGAACAGTTCTATGTGATCTCGAACGAACGCAAGATCATGCACCCGGCGCTGGGGGTGATTCTGGCGGCCGTGCAAAAGCCGCCCACCGCGCCCTGA
- a CDS encoding DUF475 domain-containing protein: MKHFRVSFLVTFICLGISAWWGYTHGGVSTMLSALGIAVILGIMEVSLSFDNAVVNASVLKNWDKFWQGLFLGVGIIIAVFGMRLLFPLVIVAQAADLGLLEVWNLALSDPEQYSMHLTNHHAEVAAFGGIFLLLVFLNFLLDHEKETHWLGRFEEKLGALGKVSSISVMIALGTLMASLSMIDEGQKLVVLTAGLWGILTYVGVDVISGLLEGDNGDGNMGDIVKRGGIGGFLYLEVLDASFSFDGVIGAFAITKDVVIIMLGLAIGAMFVRSMTVFLVRKGTLDEFVYLEHGAHYAIGILAVIMLVSMKFHVPEIFTGLIGVAFILASLWSSIRYKRRMALEEDKPDVLESAKA, encoded by the coding sequence ATGAAGCATTTTAGAGTGTCATTTTTAGTGACATTTATCTGCCTGGGCATCTCGGCCTGGTGGGGCTACACGCATGGCGGCGTGTCCACCATGCTGTCGGCCCTGGGTATTGCCGTGATCCTGGGCATCATGGAAGTGTCGCTGTCATTCGACAATGCGGTCGTCAATGCTTCTGTCCTGAAAAACTGGGACAAATTCTGGCAAGGCCTGTTCCTGGGCGTAGGCATCATCATCGCCGTGTTCGGCATGCGCCTGCTGTTCCCGCTGGTGATCGTGGCGCAAGCGGCCGACCTCGGTTTGCTGGAAGTGTGGAACCTGGCGCTCAGCGACCCGGAACAGTATTCGATGCACCTGACGAATCACCATGCGGAAGTGGCGGCCTTCGGCGGTATTTTCCTGCTGCTGGTGTTCCTGAACTTCCTGCTGGACCATGAAAAAGAAACCCACTGGCTGGGCCGCTTCGAAGAAAAGCTGGGCGCGCTGGGCAAGGTTTCCTCGATTTCCGTGATGATCGCGCTGGGCACCCTGATGGCCAGCCTGAGCATGATAGACGAGGGCCAAAAACTGGTGGTGCTGACGGCGGGCCTGTGGGGTATTTTGACCTACGTCGGCGTCGACGTGATCAGCGGCTTGCTGGAAGGCGACAACGGTGACGGCAATATGGGCGACATCGTCAAGCGCGGCGGTATCGGCGGCTTTTTGTACCTGGAAGTGCTCGATGCCTCGTTCAGCTTTGACGGCGTGATCGGCGCGTTCGCCATCACCAAGGACGTGGTCATCATCATGCTGGGCCTGGCCATCGGTGCGATGTTCGTGCGGTCGATGACGGTGTTCCTGGTCCGCAAGGGTACGTTGGATGAGTTCGTTTATCTGGAGCACGGCGCGCACTATGCGATCGGTATCCTGGCCGTGATCATGTTGGTCAGCATGAAGTTCCATGTGCCGGAGATTTTCACGGGCCTGATCGGCGTGGCCTTTATTCTCGCCTCGCTGTGGTCGTCGATCCGCTACAAGCGCCGGATGGCGCTGGAAGAAGACAAGCCTGACGTGCTGGAATCAGCCAAGGCATAG